In one window of Paucidesulfovibrio gracilis DSM 16080 DNA:
- a CDS encoding ribose-phosphate diphosphokinase translates to MQGELKIISGSANTKLAEDICEHLGTRLCPMLREQFSDGEIRIEIGDNVRGDDVFIIQPTCTPVNFHLMELCIMLDALKRASANRVTAVVPYYGYARQDRKVAPRAPITAKLVADCLTTAGMNRIVTIDLHAGQIQGFFNCPVDNLYAAPALLDHLKKYEEDLVIISPDAGGVERARAFAKHLGAGLAIIDKRRDKPNQAQAMHVIGDVKDKVAIIIDDMIDTAGTMCAGANVLLENGAKEVMACATHPVLSGPAIQRLEESVFTKVFVTDTIPLREEARSCSKIQVVSVASLLAKAINNVHTESSVSVLFV, encoded by the coding sequence ATGCAGGGCGAACTCAAGATCATTTCCGGCTCGGCAAACACCAAGCTGGCCGAAGACATTTGTGAACATCTCGGCACCCGCCTTTGTCCCATGCTGCGCGAGCAGTTCAGCGACGGCGAAATCCGGATTGAAATCGGCGACAACGTACGGGGCGATGACGTGTTCATTATTCAGCCCACTTGTACGCCCGTCAACTTCCACCTCATGGAACTGTGCATCATGCTTGATGCGCTCAAACGGGCCAGCGCCAACCGCGTCACCGCTGTCGTGCCCTACTACGGCTATGCCAGGCAGGACCGCAAAGTGGCTCCACGCGCGCCCATCACAGCCAAGCTCGTGGCCGACTGCCTGACCACTGCGGGCATGAACCGCATCGTCACCATCGACCTGCACGCCGGACAGATTCAGGGCTTCTTCAACTGTCCCGTGGACAACCTTTACGCCGCTCCCGCGCTGCTCGACCACCTCAAGAAATACGAGGAGGACTTGGTCATCATTTCCCCGGATGCTGGCGGCGTGGAACGCGCCCGAGCCTTTGCCAAGCACCTGGGAGCCGGGCTGGCCATCATTGACAAACGCCGCGACAAGCCCAACCAGGCCCAGGCCATGCATGTCATTGGCGACGTCAAGGACAAGGTCGCCATCATCATCGACGACATGATCGACACCGCAGGCACCATGTGCGCCGGAGCGAATGTGCTGCTGGAAAACGGAGCCAAGGAAGTCATGGCCTGCGCCACGCACCCCGTGCTTTCCGGCCCGGCCATCCAGCGTCTGGAAGAATCCGTGTTCACCAAGGTATTTGTCACGGACACCATTCCCCTGCGCGAGGAGGCCCGCTCCTGCTCCAAGATCCAGGTGGTCTCCGTGGCCAGCCTCCTGGCCAAGGCCATCAACAACGTACATACGGAAAGTTCCGTCAGCGTCCTTTTCGTCTAA
- a CDS encoding 50S ribosomal protein L25 translates to MAKKAVSTLTVAERTATGKGPNRRLRAQGIVPGVYYDQHGTNIMVQVAEVPLRKVYEKVGGTQVFHLEIDRNGNKETFPSLVWRLKHDPVRPVLTHVDFFGVDLDKDLKVFVNVVTTGTPKGLKQGGKLDIFRDQLEIICKPLDIPEHIEIEVSELDVNDNVHIEDITLPDGVTALYEENFAVVGVTPITETSLDDEEEEDIEEAGEEEAAE, encoded by the coding sequence ATGGCTAAAAAAGCAGTTTCCACTCTCACCGTTGCTGAACGCACCGCCACGGGCAAAGGCCCGAACCGCCGTCTGCGCGCCCAGGGCATCGTTCCCGGCGTCTACTACGATCAGCACGGCACCAACATCATGGTGCAGGTGGCCGAGGTGCCGCTGCGCAAAGTGTATGAGAAGGTCGGCGGAACCCAGGTCTTCCACCTGGAAATCGACCGCAACGGCAATAAAGAGACCTTCCCCTCCCTGGTCTGGCGCCTGAAGCACGACCCGGTCCGCCCGGTGCTCACCCATGTGGACTTTTTCGGCGTTGACCTGGATAAGGATCTCAAGGTCTTCGTCAACGTGGTTACCACCGGTACCCCCAAGGGTCTCAAGCAGGGCGGCAAGCTCGACATCTTCCGCGACCAGCTGGAGATCATCTGCAAACCCCTGGACATCCCCGAACACATCGAGATCGAAGTCAGCGAACTGGATGTGAACGACAACGTCCACATCGAGGACATCACCCTGCCCGACGGCGTGACCGCCCTGTACGAAGAAAACTTCGCAGTGGTGGGTGTGACCCCGATCACTGAAACGTCCCTGGACGACGAAGAAGAAGAGGACATCGAGGAAGCCGGCGAAGAAGAGGCTGCCGAGTAG
- the pth gene encoding aminoacyl-tRNA hydrolase, which produces MDYKALIACLGNPGPEYAANRHNFGFMVADHLLQLGNERKSMRLQQLENTPEMQLWSLHLAGAPHLLLKPLAYMNRSGRAVSKVAGRHALTQDQIIVLHDELDLPLGRIKLRQGGSTNGHRGLESIVEHLGGAGYWRVRLGIGRPAESWQVRDWVLEDFSTADMEVVDTVVGHVAKGLDLFSRKGSRFAVQYLHSLATAAPNPAVSDNATDADSSPEKEETALPRSHG; this is translated from the coding sequence ATGGACTACAAAGCCCTTATCGCCTGCCTGGGCAACCCCGGGCCGGAATATGCGGCCAACCGCCACAACTTCGGCTTCATGGTGGCGGATCACCTGCTGCAACTGGGCAATGAGCGCAAAAGCATGCGTTTGCAACAGCTCGAAAACACCCCGGAAATGCAGCTTTGGTCCCTGCACCTGGCGGGCGCTCCCCATCTGTTGCTCAAGCCGCTGGCCTACATGAACCGAAGCGGCCGCGCCGTGAGCAAGGTGGCCGGTCGCCACGCTCTGACCCAGGACCAGATCATCGTGCTGCATGACGAGCTGGATCTGCCCCTGGGCCGGATCAAATTGCGCCAGGGGGGGAGCACCAACGGGCATCGGGGGCTGGAATCCATTGTCGAACACCTGGGGGGAGCGGGCTATTGGCGCGTGCGCCTGGGTATCGGCCGTCCCGCGGAATCCTGGCAGGTCCGCGACTGGGTTCTGGAGGACTTCTCCACGGCGGACATGGAAGTCGTGGACACCGTGGTGGGCCATGTGGCCAAGGGGTTGGATCTTTTTTCACGCAAAGGTTCTCGATTTGCCGTGCAATACCTGCATTCCCTCGCCACGGCAGCGCCGAACCCCGCGGTTTCGGACAATGCCACCGACGCGGACAGCTCTCCGGAGAAGGAAGAAACCGCATTGCCGCGTTCCCACGGATGA
- a CDS encoding CarD family transcriptional regulator has translation MFHINELVVYPSQGVGRVERIESQEIGGATAEFYIVRILSNNVTLMVPVTNATNVGLRSVCNMKTGMEIFESLKDRSDFTGYTGQNWNRRYREYSEKLKSGDLGDVAYVLKELFLIGNDKELSFGERRLLEQAMSLVSMELAFALSRDQEEIREEIEEMFADVIADTENVEKSE, from the coding sequence GTGTTCCACATTAACGAACTGGTTGTCTACCCTTCCCAGGGCGTGGGCAGGGTGGAGCGGATTGAAAGTCAGGAAATCGGCGGTGCCACCGCTGAATTCTACATTGTCCGTATCCTCAGCAACAACGTCACGCTCATGGTCCCGGTCACCAACGCCACCAATGTCGGACTGCGATCGGTCTGCAACATGAAAACCGGCATGGAAATTTTCGAATCCCTCAAGGATCGTTCCGACTTCACCGGCTATACCGGTCAGAACTGGAACCGACGATATCGCGAGTATTCCGAAAAGCTCAAATCCGGCGACCTGGGTGATGTGGCCTATGTTCTCAAAGAACTTTTCCTCATCGGCAATGACAAGGAACTTTCCTTTGGTGAACGGCGGCTGCTGGAGCAAGCCATGAGCCTCGTATCCATGGAGCTGGCCTTTGCCCTCAGCCGCGACCAGGAGGAAATCCGCGAGGAAATCGAAGAAATGTTCGCGGACGTCATCGCTGATACGGAAAATGTCGAGAAAAGCGAGTAG
- the rho gene encoding transcription termination factor Rho, producing the protein MGREKNHQPEKINLTDLKQKSMKELMDIAISFQVENPSGMRKQELIFGILQQCAARNGQIFGEGVLEVLPDGFGFLRSPMYSYMPGPDDIYISPSQIRRFGLRKGDVVSGQIRPPKEGERYFALLRVSEIGMHPPEKSKNLVLFDNLTPLYPQEMLRMENGNKNFTSRIIDLLSPIGKGQRGLIVAPPRTGKTMMLQSIANSINANNPDVYLIVLLIDERPEEVTDMERTVNAEVVSSTFDEPPQRHVQVAEMVIEKAKRLVERKRDVVILLDSITRLGRAYNAVTPSSGRVLSGGLDANAMQRPKRFFGAARNVEEGGSLTIIATALIDTGSRMDEVIFEEFKGTGNLDLYLDRHLAEKRVFPAIDLNRSGTRKEELLLADDVLNRVWILRKLLAPMNSIDSMEFIVDRMKGTKDNREFLDMMNK; encoded by the coding sequence ATGGGCCGAGAAAAAAATCACCAACCCGAAAAAATCAATCTAACGGACCTCAAGCAGAAAAGCATGAAGGAACTGATGGATATCGCCATCAGCTTCCAGGTGGAAAATCCCTCCGGCATGCGCAAGCAAGAGCTGATCTTCGGTATTCTGCAACAATGCGCCGCGCGCAACGGGCAGATCTTCGGCGAAGGCGTTCTTGAGGTTCTGCCGGACGGCTTCGGCTTTCTGCGTTCCCCCATGTACAGCTACATGCCGGGTCCGGACGACATCTACATTTCCCCCTCCCAGATCCGTCGCTTCGGCCTTCGTAAAGGTGACGTGGTCTCAGGGCAAATCCGGCCACCAAAAGAAGGTGAGCGCTATTTCGCTCTGCTCCGCGTCAGCGAAATCGGCATGCATCCGCCGGAGAAATCGAAGAACCTCGTGCTCTTCGACAACCTTACCCCGCTCTATCCGCAGGAAATGCTGCGCATGGAAAACGGGAACAAAAACTTCACCTCGCGCATCATTGATCTGCTCTCGCCCATCGGCAAGGGGCAACGCGGCCTGATCGTGGCCCCGCCCCGCACGGGCAAAACCATGATGCTCCAGTCCATTGCCAACTCCATCAACGCCAACAACCCCGACGTCTACCTCATTGTACTGCTTATCGACGAGCGGCCCGAGGAAGTCACGGACATGGAGCGTACGGTAAACGCCGAGGTGGTCAGCTCCACCTTTGACGAGCCGCCCCAGCGCCATGTGCAGGTTGCCGAAATGGTGATCGAAAAAGCCAAACGTCTGGTGGAGCGCAAGCGGGACGTGGTCATTTTGCTGGATTCCATCACTCGCCTGGGCCGGGCCTATAATGCTGTGACGCCCTCCTCCGGGCGCGTGCTTTCGGGCGGCCTGGACGCCAACGCCATGCAGCGGCCCAAACGCTTCTTCGGCGCGGCGCGCAACGTGGAGGAAGGCGGTAGCCTGACCATCATCGCCACCGCCCTCATCGACACCGGCTCCCGCATGGACGAGGTCATTTTCGAAGAATTCAAGGGAACCGGCAACCTGGACCTGTATCTGGATCGCCACCTGGCGGAAAAACGCGTGTTCCCGGCCATTGACCTGAACCGCTCCGGCACGCGCAAGGAAGAGTTGCTCCTGGCTGACGACGTGCTCAACCGTGTCTGGATCCTGCGTAAGCTTCTGGCGCCCATGAACTCCATTGACTCCATGGAATTCATCGTGGACCGCATGAAAGGCACCAAGGACAACCGGGAATTTTTGGACATGATGAACAAATAA
- a CDS encoding M48 family metallopeptidase, which yields MHSPMTRHLTLTAAFLALVLGLATPAMALFTEVTVADEAEMGREFHQQIVKSMPLVEDPMITGYVEDVVQRVVDAMPPQPYRVTSTVIRNGSMNAFAVPGGYVYVLTGLMLNLKTEDQLAAVICHEMGHVSQRHVAKRMEDMELASIGSYVGLIAGAFLGATGGENNRNLGQALMMTSQAGAATAFLVYTKANEVEADHVGLTYLVDAGYRPQALAETFQIMLDKRWGMTGNKSLPSYLSTHPAMSERMAYLRLRTKELPPKALAQRADNSRFLRVQAVIRGNLSDPTASLAHFNSMAPGDFTCLDYMSHGMVLARVNKQAEATHAFERALECGGNDPLVLREAGGFFFRSGQFDKAEPLLKKALVRDPTDALTLFYNARLLGEKKQFPQAIKTMRLVLKEVPRDAEVHYHLGRLLGESGDLFAAHLHLAYSALYGHDIGQAKFHGKRAEGLARTPDQKERMEELKEEMKLYADA from the coding sequence ATGCACAGTCCCATGACCAGACACCTGACCCTGACCGCAGCCTTCCTGGCACTCGTACTCGGCCTGGCCACTCCGGCCATGGCTCTTTTCACGGAGGTGACCGTTGCGGACGAAGCGGAAATGGGCCGGGAGTTTCACCAACAAATCGTCAAATCCATGCCTTTGGTCGAAGATCCCATGATCACAGGCTATGTGGAAGACGTGGTGCAACGGGTCGTGGATGCCATGCCGCCCCAGCCCTACCGCGTGACCTCCACCGTGATCCGCAACGGCTCCATGAACGCCTTTGCCGTTCCGGGTGGCTATGTCTATGTGCTCACGGGCCTGATGCTGAACCTCAAGACCGAGGACCAGCTCGCTGCGGTTATCTGCCACGAAATGGGCCATGTTTCGCAGCGGCACGTGGCCAAGCGCATGGAAGACATGGAACTTGCCAGCATCGGATCCTATGTCGGGCTTATTGCCGGGGCGTTCCTCGGTGCCACGGGCGGGGAGAACAACCGCAACCTGGGTCAGGCGCTGATGATGACCTCCCAGGCAGGCGCGGCCACAGCGTTTCTGGTCTATACCAAGGCCAACGAGGTGGAGGCCGACCACGTGGGCCTGACCTACCTGGTAGACGCGGGCTACCGGCCACAGGCTTTGGCCGAAACATTTCAAATCATGCTGGACAAACGATGGGGCATGACCGGAAACAAATCCCTGCCTTCGTATCTCTCCACTCACCCGGCCATGTCCGAACGCATGGCGTATCTGCGGTTGCGCACCAAGGAACTGCCCCCCAAGGCCTTGGCCCAGCGTGCGGACAACTCGCGTTTTTTGCGGGTGCAGGCCGTAATCCGCGGCAATCTCTCGGACCCCACGGCCAGTCTCGCCCATTTCAACAGCATGGCGCCGGGGGATTTCACCTGCCTGGATTACATGTCCCACGGCATGGTCCTGGCCCGCGTAAACAAACAGGCCGAGGCAACACACGCCTTTGAACGCGCCCTGGAGTGCGGCGGCAACGATCCGCTCGTACTGCGGGAGGCCGGCGGGTTCTTTTTCCGCTCCGGCCAGTTCGACAAGGCCGAGCCATTGCTGAAAAAAGCGCTTGTGCGCGACCCCACGGACGCCCTGACCCTGTTCTACAACGCCCGCCTGCTGGGTGAAAAGAAACAATTTCCCCAGGCCATCAAGACCATGCGCCTTGTGCTCAAGGAAGTCCCACGCGATGCCGAGGTACACTATCACCTCGGTCGGCTGCTCGGTGAATCGGGCGACCTCTTTGCCGCACATCTGCATCTGGCCTATTCCGCCCTGTACGGCCACGACATTGGGCAGGCAAAATTTCACGGCAAACGAGCCGAAGGCCTGGCACGCACGCCCGACCAAAAAGAACGTATGGAAGAGCTGAAGGAAGAGATGAAGCTCTATGCCGACGCCTGA
- a CDS encoding bifunctional riboflavin kinase/FAD synthetase produces the protein MIVATSIHELRDAIAESVVTIGNFDGVHLGHQKLIGMTCAKAKTRGASSVVVTFDPHPLRVLVGPQTPPFITLTDQKLELIRQHGAEAALVIPFTRELAALSPEEFVKTYLVDALHVRELVIGYDYHMGKGRTGDYKTLQGLGEKFDFQVFRLDPVTHDGAVVSSTRIRDMVQAGRVWEARPLLSRFYQVSGEVVHGMKRGGDLLGFPTANLKLVDELVPKRGVYAVWVELDGHCLPGVANIGTNPTFGNDAVSVEPHILDYSGDLYGRRIRVHFVQRLRDEKKFSGLDELKARIAEDVRLGRTILRSPEAQPERPCTCPGPATAASPDGPEVRA, from the coding sequence ATGATCGTCGCAACATCCATCCATGAACTCCGGGACGCGATTGCCGAATCCGTGGTGACCATCGGCAACTTTGACGGCGTCCATCTCGGCCACCAAAAACTCATCGGCATGACCTGCGCCAAGGCCAAAACCCGTGGTGCATCCAGCGTCGTGGTCACCTTTGACCCGCACCCCCTGCGTGTGTTGGTCGGGCCGCAAACGCCCCCCTTCATCACGCTCACGGATCAAAAGTTGGAACTCATCCGACAGCATGGCGCCGAAGCCGCGTTGGTGATTCCCTTCACCCGCGAACTGGCTGCACTCAGCCCCGAGGAATTCGTCAAGACCTACCTTGTGGACGCACTCCATGTGCGTGAACTGGTCATCGGTTACGACTACCACATGGGCAAGGGGCGCACCGGGGACTACAAAACGCTGCAAGGCCTGGGCGAAAAATTTGATTTTCAGGTCTTTCGGCTGGATCCGGTCACCCATGACGGCGCCGTGGTCAGTTCCACCCGCATTCGCGACATGGTCCAGGCCGGACGCGTATGGGAGGCCAGACCGCTTCTCTCCCGCTTTTACCAGGTTTCCGGCGAGGTGGTGCACGGTATGAAACGGGGCGGCGATCTGCTGGGCTTTCCCACCGCCAACCTCAAGCTGGTGGACGAGCTCGTGCCCAAGCGGGGCGTATACGCAGTCTGGGTGGAGCTGGACGGGCATTGCCTGCCCGGGGTGGCCAACATCGGCACCAACCCCACCTTCGGCAACGATGCCGTGTCCGTGGAGCCGCACATCCTCGACTATTCCGGCGACCTCTACGGCCGCAGAATCCGTGTCCACTTTGTGCAGCGTCTGCGTGACGAAAAGAAATTTTCCGGGCTGGACGAACTCAAGGCACGCATTGCCGAGGATGTCCGCCTGGGGCGAACCATTCTTCGCTCCCCCGAGGCCCAGCCCGAGCGTCCCTGCACCTGCCCCGGTCCGGCCACGGCCGCTTCGCCCGACGGTCCGGAGGTACGGGCGTGA
- a CDS encoding chloride channel protein, translating to MNLLLQLLHPWREFLRTYRHVSSVRWLLLGVVVGILSGFAAVLFFGAVELGKFLILHKLAGLSLPAPAGEEIFHGPAGELRPWVIPIGTTLVGLITGWLVTRFIPDSVNSGTDGTDAMIKAFHNQGGVLRARAWLIKGLTAVGTIATGGSAGREGPISQIGAGVGCWLSQRLKLTVKERRILLLSGAAGGLGAIFRAPLGGALTAIEVIYREDFEAEAVLPAVLSSVVSYSLFTLFYGTEPIFGIPHFSFHDARELIFYALLAVACAASGWFYVRTFYFVKYSIFGRLQEKVGLMWATAVGGLLMGLMGMQFPELLSGGYGWLEGAIMGQMTIGMMLAIILGKTLATSMTIGSGMSGGMFAPALFVGGMTGGLVGQVAHRFYPGIAQEPGGYVLVGMAAFFAGVANAPIGPLVMVTELTQGYGLLAPLMLASALCIVLGHRFSLYENQVDNKFDSPAHVVDATINILEELKVQDHYRPRLVITLEECTTLKALTDVIANSNQLVFPVRNVEGEFTSMLSLSSARKVIFERTLFDLLVVRDLAGKPAYLRPDYDLYTALLKFVDTDYDQIPVVAENDTNTILGLIDRESVFKAYADAIREVRGMEA from the coding sequence GTGAACCTGCTGCTTCAACTGCTGCACCCCTGGCGGGAGTTTCTGCGCACCTATCGGCACGTCAGCTCGGTTCGCTGGCTTTTGCTCGGTGTGGTGGTGGGCATTTTGTCCGGTTTTGCCGCCGTTCTTTTCTTTGGTGCCGTGGAACTGGGTAAATTTCTCATCCTGCACAAACTCGCGGGACTATCCCTTCCTGCCCCGGCAGGTGAGGAAATCTTTCACGGCCCGGCCGGAGAACTTCGGCCCTGGGTCATCCCCATCGGCACCACCCTTGTCGGCCTGATCACGGGCTGGCTGGTGACCCGTTTCATCCCAGACAGCGTCAACAGCGGCACCGACGGCACCGACGCCATGATCAAGGCCTTTCACAACCAGGGCGGCGTACTCCGCGCCCGGGCCTGGCTGATCAAAGGTCTGACGGCAGTGGGAACCATTGCCACGGGAGGCAGCGCGGGCCGCGAGGGTCCGATCTCCCAGATCGGTGCTGGCGTGGGCTGCTGGCTTTCCCAACGCCTCAAACTCACGGTCAAAGAACGGCGTATTTTACTGCTTTCCGGAGCAGCGGGCGGTCTGGGGGCCATTTTCCGCGCCCCTCTGGGCGGCGCGCTCACTGCCATTGAGGTCATCTACCGCGAAGATTTCGAGGCCGAAGCCGTGCTCCCGGCCGTGCTCTCCTCGGTGGTGTCCTACAGCCTGTTCACGCTGTTTTACGGCACGGAACCCATTTTCGGCATTCCGCATTTTTCCTTCCATGATGCTCGGGAACTCATTTTTTACGCCCTGCTTGCCGTTGCCTGCGCCGCTTCGGGCTGGTTTTACGTTCGTACCTTTTATTTCGTCAAATATTCCATCTTCGGCCGATTGCAGGAAAAAGTAGGTCTCATGTGGGCCACGGCCGTGGGCGGGCTGCTCATGGGTCTCATGGGCATGCAGTTTCCCGAGCTGCTGTCGGGCGGCTACGGCTGGCTCGAAGGCGCCATCATGGGCCAAATGACCATCGGCATGATGTTGGCCATTATTCTGGGCAAAACCCTGGCTACCTCCATGACCATCGGCTCGGGCATGAGCGGCGGCATGTTTGCCCCGGCCTTGTTCGTCGGCGGCATGACCGGCGGTCTCGTGGGACAAGTGGCCCACCGCTTTTATCCCGGCATCGCCCAGGAACCCGGCGGATACGTGCTCGTGGGCATGGCCGCGTTTTTTGCGGGCGTGGCCAATGCACCCATTGGTCCGCTGGTCATGGTCACGGAACTGACTCAGGGGTATGGCCTGCTGGCACCGCTCATGCTGGCCTCGGCCCTCTGCATCGTGCTGGGCCACCGGTTTTCCCTCTACGAAAACCAGGTGGACAACAAATTCGACTCCCCGGCCCATGTGGTGGACGCCACCATCAATATCCTTGAGGAACTCAAAGTCCAGGACCACTACCGCCCGCGTCTGGTCATCACCCTGGAAGAATGCACCACCCTCAAGGCGCTTACGGACGTCATCGCCAACTCGAACCAGCTCGTCTTCCCGGTGCGCAACGTGGAGGGGGAATTCACCTCCATGCTCTCCCTGTCCAGCGCGCGCAAGGTCATCTTCGAACGCACCCTGTTCGACCTGCTCGTGGTGCGGGATCTGGCCGGCAAGCCCGCGTATCTGCGACCGGACTACGACCTCTATACCGCCCTGCTCAAATTCGTGGACACGGATTACGACCAGATTCCCGTGGTTGCCGAGAACGACACCAACACCATCCTCGGGCTGATCGACCGCGAATCCGTCTTCAAGGCCTATGCTGACGCCATCCGCGAAGTGCGCGGCATGGAAGCCTGA
- a CDS encoding macro domain-containing protein, which yields MQTWTFSGNSLHILEGDITRADTRAIVNAANPRLAGGGGVDGAIQRAAGPKLLLTGQDLVRVHGMVSPGDAVITPAFDLPHDYVIHAVGPIWNGGENNEARLLESAYTVSLLLARAHNIPSLAFPAISCGAYGYPVEQAAPIALRTLAEGLEEGLVQSVQLILHGADACHHWQEQARKLL from the coding sequence ATGCAAACCTGGACATTTTCCGGCAACTCCCTGCACATTCTGGAAGGCGACATCACCCGCGCCGACACCCGGGCCATCGTGAATGCGGCCAATCCTCGCCTGGCCGGAGGCGGCGGCGTGGACGGCGCCATCCAGCGTGCGGCCGGACCAAAGCTTCTGCTTACAGGACAAGATCTTGTGCGGGTTCACGGCATGGTCAGCCCGGGCGATGCGGTCATCACCCCCGCCTTTGACCTGCCGCACGACTACGTCATCCATGCCGTCGGTCCCATTTGGAACGGCGGAGAGAACAACGAAGCGCGGCTTCTGGAATCCGCCTACACCGTGAGTCTGCTCCTGGCACGCGCCCATAACATTCCATCGCTGGCCTTCCCCGCCATTTCCTGCGGGGCGTACGGCTATCCCGTGGAACAGGCCGCGCCCATTGCCCTGCGCACCCTGGCCGAAGGGCTGGAAGAGGGACTCGTCCAGTCCGTCCAACTGATTCTTCACGGGGCGGACGCCTGTCACCACTGGCAGGAACAGGCCAGAAAACTTTTGTAA
- the hslV gene encoding ATP-dependent protease subunit HslV produces the protein MELRGTTILAVKDENGTAVAGDGQVTFGQAMVMKHGARKVRTIYKDKVTVGFAGATADAFTLFERFEKKLESFSGNLIRAAVELAKDWRTDKYLRKLEAMLLAADAENILIITGNGDVIEPDDDVAAIGSGGSFALAAARAMKSETDLPAREIAEKAMRIASDICVYTNDHILIQTQEKTS, from the coding sequence ATGGAACTGAGAGGAACCACCATCCTGGCGGTCAAGGACGAAAACGGCACCGCCGTGGCCGGAGACGGCCAGGTCACCTTCGGGCAGGCCATGGTCATGAAGCACGGCGCCCGTAAAGTGCGGACCATCTATAAGGACAAGGTCACCGTCGGGTTCGCCGGTGCCACGGCCGACGCCTTTACGCTGTTTGAACGCTTTGAAAAAAAGCTGGAATCCTTTTCCGGCAACCTTATCCGCGCCGCCGTGGAACTGGCCAAGGACTGGCGCACCGACAAGTACCTCCGCAAACTCGAGGCCATGCTTCTGGCTGCGGATGCGGAAAACATCCTGATCATCACCGGCAACGGCGACGTGATCGAACCGGATGACGATGTGGCCGCCATCGGATCGGGCGGCTCCTTCGCCCTGGCCGCGGCCCGGGCCATGAAAAGCGAGACCGACCTCCCCGCACGGGAAATCGCGGAAAAGGCCATGCGCATCGCCTCGGACATCTGCGTCTACACCAACGACCACATCCTCATCCAGACCCAAGAGAAAACATCATGA